A genomic window from Astatotilapia calliptera chromosome 12, fAstCal1.2, whole genome shotgun sequence includes:
- the LOC113034311 gene encoding eosinophil peroxidase-like — protein MNRFLCLLAVGLYLCLQCQVNEAHLSQSFIENTVMAAKAKVDAAYRYSRQQSLDRVRRNAHYADVVRLMKQPRGASRIAVRSADYLANSLQMITESLEKRHKRSINATDLISKENLQALIELTGCSPRHRIPSCRTTQNLHTYRTASGVCNNMKNTRWGASNTPFLRFLPAEYEDGTSTPKGWTRDQEVNNHILPLVREVSNRILPTPTADVQSDPVYTFLVTIFAQFTDHDLTFTPTSPSIASFSDGIDCGKTCTRREPCFPIDIPENDPRFGSNSEDECIPFTRSAPACGSGNTGFNFGASTVREQMNTLTSFLDGGEVYGSDDAKAHSLRDLTSDKGLLRVNDIFNDTGREFLPFSSMSINMCATRARITNNSNAEEVPCFFAGDDRATENNALTALHTVMLREHNRLARALACLNPQWDGERLYQEARKIVGAYLQVMTFRDFLHHIVGPDVIAELLSTYPGYDEDVNPGIANVFGVAAFRFAHLMIQPIISRLDEQYEEHPEYPSDLLHRNFFTPWRMIFQGGVDPVMRGLVGRPAKLNTQQHMMSEELTDRLFKFSSRVALDLGSLNMQRGRDHGVPGYNKWRKFCGLSQPQTLEDLAAVLNNTDLAQRLLNLYGTPDNIDVWLGGVSEPFVHGGRVGPLFACLIATQFQKIRQGDRLWWENDGVFTEAQKRSLRQTSMARIICDNTGITEVPENPFLFRPRGNGYTQCENIPKFDLNPWKEGDSDSDESSSSEEDPETEPPFTPSPPENQRNIAFSMRLGSNSPNAGNPIIFREVIYNGQNGYNTQNGIFTCETPGVYEFEFSLTIFQRSANVDLVRNGNRILHSFTTKHTGYLMASGSIYVQLERGDRVWLVARNSANGITSNSYFNGHLLFEV, from the exons ATGAATCGGTTTCTCTGCCTTCTGGCTGTGGGCCTGTACCTGTGCTTGCAATGCCAGGTCAATGAAG CACATTTGAGTCAGAGCTTCATTGAAAACACTGTGATGGCAGCAAAGGCAAAGGTGGATGCAGCCTATCGTTATTCAAGGCAACA GAGCTTGGATCGCGTGAGAAGAAACGCACATTACGCTGATGTTGTGCGGCTAATGAAGCAGCCCAGAGGAGCATCCCGCATTGCTGTGCGCTCTGCTGATTACCTGGCTAATTCCTTGCAAATGATCACCGAAAGTCTTGAAAAGCGTCACAAGCGCTCCATCAATGCCACAg ATTTGATCTCTAAGGAAAATCTACAGGCCCTCATTGAACTGACAGGCTGCTCTCCACGTCACCGCATCCCTTCTTGTAGGACAACTCAAAACTTGCACACATATCGCACTGCAAGCGGTGTGTGCAACAACAT GAAAAACACCCGCTGGGGAGCCTCCAACACACCTTTTCTCCGCTTTCTCCCTGCTGAGTATGAGGATGGCACTTCTACACCTAAAGGCTGGACCCGTGATCAAGAAGTGAACAATCACATTCTTCCCCTG GTGAGAGAAGTGTCCAACCGCATTTTGCCAACACCTACCGCTGACGTGCAGAGCGATCCAGTCTACACTTTCCTGGTGACAATCTTTGCCCAGTTCACTGATCATGACCTGACCTTCACTCCTACTTCTCCTTCCATTGCTTCATTCAGTGACGGCATTGACTGTGGAAAGACTTGCACGCGCAGAGAGCCCTGCTTCCCCATTGAT ATTCCTGAAAATGACCCCCGGTTCGGCAGTAATTCAGAGGATGAGTGCATTCCTTTCACCCGCTCAGCACCAGCTTGTGGCTCTGGAAACACTGGCTTCAACTTCGGTGCAAGCACAGTCCGCGAACAGATGAACACTCTCACGTCCTTCCTCGATGGAGGTGAAGTCTACGGCTCAGACGACGCCAAAGCTCACTCCCTCCGGGACCTCACCTCAGATAAGGGTCTTTTGAGGGtcaatgacatttttaatgatACCGGCCGTGAGTTTTTACCCTTCAGCTCTATGAGCATCAACATGTGTGCCACTCGAGCTCGCATTACGAATAACTCAAATGCGGAGGAGGTGCCTTGCTTTTTCGCTG GTGACGATCGCGCCACTGAGAACAACGCACTGACCGCTCTGCACACTGTCATGTTACGTGAACACAACCGACTCGCACGTGCTCTGGCCTGTCTCAATCCACAGTGGGATGGAGAGAGACTCTATCAGGAGGCTCGCAAGATTGTGGGCGCCTATCTCCAG GTGATGACATTCAGAGACTTCTTACATCACATTGTTGGTCCAGACGTCATTGCAGAGCTGCTGTCCACCTACCCTGGCTACGATGAAGACGTGAATCCCGGGATCGCCAATGTATTTGGCGTAGCTGCCTTCCGTTTTGCTCACCTGATGATTCAGCCAATCATTTCCCGTCTTGATGAGCAGTACGAGGAGCACCCTGAATACCCCAGCGATCTGCTGCACAGAAACTTCTTCACACCATGGAGAATGATCTTTCAAG GTGGTGTGGACCCTGTCATGAGAGGGCTAGTGGGTCGCCCAGCCAAACTGAACACTCAGCAGCACATGATGTCTGAGGAACTGACGGACAGGCTGTTTAAGTTCTCCTCTAGGGTGGCACTGGATCTGGGTTCACTGAACATGCAGAGAGGAAGAGACCACGGAGTCCCTG GCTACAACAAGTGGCGCAAGTTCTGTGGACTGTCGCAGCCACAAACTCTTGAGGACCTGGCTGCAGTGCTGAACAATACAGATCTGGCACAGAGGCTGCTGAATCTCTATGGCACCCCTGACAACATTGATGTGTGGCTTGGAGGAGTGTCAGAGCCATTTGTCCATGGAGGACGAGTGGGACCTCTGTTTGCCTGCTTGATCGCAACTCAGTTCCAAAAGATCCGTCAGGGAGACCG ACTTTGGTGGGAGAATGATGGAGTCTTCACTGAGGCTCAGAAACGGTCACTGAGGCAAACATCAATGGCTCGTATAATCTGCGACAATACCGGTATCACTGAAGTCCCTGAAAACCCCTTCCTGTTCCGGCCTCGAGGGAATGGCTACACCCAGTGCGAGAACATCCCTAAGTTCGACCTCAATCCATGGAAGGAGGGTG attcagATTCAGATGAATCTTCAAGTTCAGAAGAAGATCCAG AAACAGAACCACCTTTTACCCCTAGCCCCCCTGAAAACCAACGGAACATTGCTTTCTCAATGCGACTTGGCAGCAACTCCCCCAACGCTGGCAATCCAATCATTTTCCGTGAAGTGATCTACAATGGACAGAACGGCTACAACACTCAGAATGGGATCTTTACATGTGAGACCCCGGGTGTTTATGAGTTTGAGTTCAGCCTTACGATTTTCCAGAGGTCTGCCAATGTGGATCTGGTGCGCAACGGGAACCGGATTCTTCACTCATTCACCACAAAGCATACCGGTTACCTGATGGCCAGTGGAAGCATTTATGTTCAGCTTGAGCGTGGTGACAGGGTCTGGCTGGTTGCTCGTAACAGTGCCAATGGCATCACTAGTAACAGCTACTTCAACGGGCATCTGCTATTTGAAGTGTAG